A genomic segment from Nicotiana tabacum cultivar K326 chromosome 7, ASM71507v2, whole genome shotgun sequence encodes:
- the LOC107781266 gene encoding type III polyketide synthase A-like, translated as MSQNGKNINGASKYFFQPSTRLPTPGKATILAMGKAFPAQLVPQDCLVEGYIRDTNCQDLAIKEKLERLCKTTTVKTRYTVMSKEILDKYPELATEGTPTIKQRLEIANPAVVEMAKQASQACIKEWGRSAEEITHIVYVSSSEIRLPGGDLYLATELGLRNDIGRVMLYFLGCYGGVTGLRVAKDIAENNPGSRVLLTTSETTILGFRPPNNARPYDLVGAALFGDGAAAVIIGTEPIMGKESPFMELNFATQQFLPGTNNVIDGRLTEEGINFKLGRDLPEKIQDNIEEFCKKIIAKADLREAKYNDLFWAVHPGGPAILNRLENTLKLQSEKLDCSRRALMDYGNVSSNTIFYVMEYMREELKNKKNGGEEWGLALAFGPGITFEGILLRSL; from the exons ATGTCACAGAACGGCAAGAACATTAATGGTGCATCCAAGTACTTTTTTCAGCCGTCGACGCGCCTTCCTACTCCAGGAAAAGCCACCATTCTTGCCATGGGCAAAGCCTTCCCTGCACAACTTGTCCCTCAGGATTGCTTGGTTGAAGGCTACATTCGCGATACCAACTGTCAAGATTTGGCTATTAAGGAGAAGTTAGAGCGCCTTT GTAAAACTACTACTGTGAAGACCAGATATACAGTGATGTCAAAAGAAATTTTGGACAAGTATCCAGAACTAGCAACTGAAGGCACACCAACAATCAAACAAAGGCTAGAAATTGCAAATCCAGCAGTTGTGGAAATGGCAAAACAAGCAAGCCAAGCTTGCATTAAGGAATGGGGAAGATCAGCAGAGGAAATCACACACATTGTGTATGTTTCCTCCAGCGAAATACGTTTACCAGGAGGTGATCTTTACCTTGCAACTGAGCTTGGATTGAGGAATGACATTGGACGCGTAATGCTGTATTTTTTGGGTTGCTATGGTGGTGTCACAGGCCTTAGAGTTGCCAAAGATATAGCTGAAAATAATCCAGGGAGCAGAGTTCTATTGACAACTTCTGAGACCACAATTCTTGGTTTTAGGCCACCAAATAATGCTAGACCATATGATCTTGTTGGTGCTGCACTTTTCGGTGATGGAGCTGCTGCTGTTATAATTGGAACTGAACCAATTATGGGAAAAGAATCTCCTTTCATGGAATTGAATTTTGCAACTCAACAATTCTTGCCAGGGACAAATAATGTGATCGATGGGCGACTTACTGAAGAAGGGATAAACTTCAAATTAGGAAGGGACCTGCCTGAGAAAATTCAGGACAACATTGAGGAATTTTGCAAGAAAATTATAGCTAAGGCTGATTTGAGGGAAGCTAAGTACAATGACTTGTTCTGGGCTGTTCATCCAGGCGGACCGGCTATACTTAACAGATTGGAGAACACACTGAAGTTACAAAGTGAGAAACTGGATTGTAGCAGAAGGGCATTGATGGATTATGGAAATGTGAGTAGCAATACTATATTCTATGTGATGGAGTATATGAGGGAAGAGTTGAAGAATAAGAAAAATGGTGGTGAAGAATGGGGACTTGCTTTAGCATTTGGCCCTGGCATCACTTTTGAAGGCATTCTCCTTAGGAGTCTCTAA